The Arachis hypogaea cultivar Tifrunner chromosome 16, arahy.Tifrunner.gnm2.J5K5, whole genome shotgun sequence genome contains a region encoding:
- the LOC140180234 gene encoding uncharacterized protein, translated as MDFVLVQTGTNHEAEPGEDAIATASQQHPRSPPRHTTQSRERHPFWGTGDNHARIMQELCHRMQDLERRLADRERDQHTPEQSHSRSHSRSHSRRTPSPQAESESAGERGCARRRHDPVIYARCERRRTTDRGSEDARREDDEGRATRTRGPVIMGATPFHRSILEVRLPKHFDKPTDMRYDRMQDPLEHLTAFEARMNLEGVGDEVRCRAFPVTLVGPAIRWFNNLPQGSVTGFADISHAFLAQFTTRIAKAKHPINLLGVTQRPGESTRKYLDRFNGECLEINGLTDSVASLCLTNGLLNEDFRKHLTTKPVWSMQEIQDRHRGSREGQREHARDDGPSKAPKPFPRVGKFTNYTILTAPIMEVYQQIAGKGILSKPRPLKERTGGNRSFYCDYNKGYGHKIQDCFDLKDALEQAIKDGKLAEFSHLIREPRRRNRDHDGEDGTRAPKRRQEPDDDDRGLTIVNVVTARNAAPRSRSAHRKDAKVLAVSSSSTRSTRKLPPISFGPEDQWFDEVGESPPMVITARVGTGLVKQILVDTGVDSNIMFRNVFDALGLRDADLQTHQHGVVGLGDHFIKLDGIITLSISLGQGQARRTVMAEFVILRDSTAYNIILGRKTINDLGGVISTRMLVMKFITEEGSVGSVRGDLETAVTSDNASLSLRKKSKEASGVFLADLDARVDDKPRPELEGDLEKFRVGNSEEKFTFVNRNLPHELKEPLMEMIRANGNLFAWTPVDMPGIESGLMSHRLAIKPEAKPMAQRRRKMSQERAEEVARQTASFLEAGFIRKLDYSTWLSNVVLVKKHIGRWRMCVDYSDLNKACPKDCYPLPNIDALVDPAAGYRYLSFMDAYSGYNQIPMHRSDEDKTAFITPGGTYCYKVMPFGLKNAGATYQRLINKIFSNLIGEMVEVYVDDILAKTTCPDDLISDLENVFASLRQHGMRLNPLKCAFAMEARKFLGFMITQRGVDANPEKCQAILQMRSPGLLGKPKTGEPLYLYLAITEGALAAVLVREEGKAQQPIYFVSRALQGAELRYNKLEKLALALLVSSCRLRQYFQSHQVVVRTDQGIRQVLQKPDLAGRMMTWAIELSQYDLGYEPRHAIKAQAMADFLVEVTRNPTEDTDTRWKLHVDGASNQTSGGAGIILESPAGVIYEQSVKFEFPVSNNQAEYEALLGGLVLAQEVGAKRLEVCSDSQVVTSQVNGSYQARDSLLQKYLERVKELSKQFEEVTVQHVPRERNTRSDLLSKLASTKPGIGNRSLIQGITKEPAVALHLTKIGPSWIDSIVDFLQNGKLPQDKKEAKAVRRKAAKYTIIQDQLFKKGLSQPLLKCLHPDQTDYVLREVHKGCCGHHIGGKALARKLIRAGYYWPTMMNDSKEFVITHFGIPKIVISDNGTQFTDKKFAEFLTGLGIKQKFSSVEHPQTNGQVESANKIILLGLKKCLDSKKGAWTDELASVLWSYRTTEQSSTGETPFRLTYGVEAVIPVEIGEPSPRLLLAGVEEAVDKDLVDEVREMNHLSEVALKQRIALRYNTKVLRREFEERDLVLQ; from the exons ATGGACTTCGTACTAGTCCAAACTGGAACAAACCACGAGGCCGAGCCTGGAGAGGATGCCATCGCGACTGCTTCCCAGCAACATCCAAGATCCCCTCCGAGGCACACAACACAATCCCGCGAGAGACACCCCTTCTGGGGAACTGGCGACAACCACgctagaataatgcaagaactaTGCCACAGGATGCAAGACTTGGAACGCCGGCTAGCAGACAGAGAGCGCGACCAACACACCCCAGAACAAAGCCACTCCCGCTCTCACTCTAGGAGCCACTCTAGACGCACGCCCAGCCCCCAGGCTGAATCCGAGAGCGCTGGGGAAAGAGGATGCGCGAGAAGACGCCATGACCCCGTCATATATGCTAGATGCGAAAGGCGGCGTACTACAGATCGAGGATCCGAAGACGCTCGTCGGGAAGACGATGAAGGAAGAGCGACGAGAACACGGGGACCCGTGATAATGGGGGCGACCCCATTTCATCGTTCCATACTCGAGGTCCGACTGCCAAAACATtttgacaagccaacggacatgaggtacgacagAATGCAAGACCCGCTGGAACATctcacggcctttgaggccagaatgaacctTGAAGGAGTGGGTGATGAGGTAAGGTGTCGCGCCTTTCCGGTCACCCTAGTGGGACCTGCAATACGGTGGTTCAATAACCTCCCACAGGGCTCGGTGACCGGCTTCGCGGACATCAGCCATGCCTTCTTAGCCCAATTCACGACCAGAATTGCAAAGGCGAAGCACCCAATCAACCTGCTCGGGGTGACTCAGCGACCCGGCGAGTCGACCAGGAAATACCTAGATAGATTCAACGGTGAGTGCCTGGAAATCAACGGGCTGACGGACTCAGTCGCAAGTTTGTGCTTAACGAACGGACTCCTGAACGAGGACTTCAGAAAGCACCTTACCACGAAACCAGTGTGGAGTATGCAAGAAATCCAAGATCGGCACCGCGGAAGCAGGGAAGGTCAAAGGGAACATGCCAGAGACGACGGCCCGAGCAAGGCACCCAAACCATTTCCTCGTGTCGGGAAATTCACCAACTACACTATCCTCACTGCGCCGATCATGGAAGTTTATCAACAAATTGCCGGAAAAGGGATCttgtcgaagccccgaccactgaAGGAACGAACAGGGGGAAACCGAAGCTTCTACTGTGATTATAACAAGGGCTATGGGCATAAAATCCAAGACTGCTTCGATCTAAAGGACGCCCTGGAGCAGGCCATCAAGGATGGAAAGCTAGCCGAATTTTCCCACCTTATTAGGGAGCCGAGGCGACGGAATCGCGACCACGATGGTGAGGATGGGACTAGGGCACCGAAGCGACGCCAAGAACCGGATGACGACGACCGGGGCCTCACCATAGTAAACGTGGTAACAGCCAGGAATGCAGCACCTAGGTCAAGGTCGGCACACAGGAAAGACGCTAAAGTCCTGGCAGTCTCCTCATCTTCCACGCGAAGCACTAGGAAGCTACCACCCATTTCGTTCGGCCCGGAAGATCAGTGGTTCGACGAGGTCGGAGAGAGTCCCCCCATGGTCATAACGGCCAGAGTAGGAACCGGTCTTGTCAAACAAATCCTTGTAGATACAGGGGTagactcgaacatcatgttccgcaatGTGTTCGATGCTTTGGGCCTAAGGGACGCCGACCTACAGACGCACCAGCACGGCGTCGTAGGGCTCGGGGACCATTTCATCAAGCTGGATGGCATAATCACCCTGTCGATCTCATTGGGACAAGGCCAGGCGAGAAGAACAGTAATGGCCGAATTTGTGATCCTACGAGACTCCAccgcctacaacatcatcctggggagaaagACAATCAACGACCTAGGAGGAGTCATCAGCACGAGGATGTTAGTGATGAAGTTCATAACTGAAGAAGGGTCAGTAGGGTCTGTGAGGGGAGACCTGGAAACGGCGGTCACCAGCGACAATGCCAGTCTCTCGTTGAGAAAAAAGTCTAAAGAGGCATCGGGGGTATTTCTCGCCGACCTGGATGCCAGAGTTGACGACAAACCAAGACCCGAACTCGAAGGGGACCTGGAGAAGTTTAGGGTCGGAAACTCGGAGGAAAAATTCACGTTCGTGAATAGGAACCTCCCCCATGAGTTAAAAGAACCTTTGATGGAAATGATCAGAGCCAATGGCAATTTGTTTGCCTGGACACCTgtcgacatgccaggcatagaatCCGGACTCATGTCACACCGCCTAGCCATTAAACCGGAAGCCAAACCAATGgcccaaagaagaagaaaaatgtctCAGGAGAGGGCAGAGGAAGTGGCCAGGCAAACGGCCAGCTTCCTTGAGGCAGGGTTTATTCGGAAACTAGACTATTCTACCTGGTTGTCAAATGTGGTCCTGGTGAAAAAGCACATTGGGAGATGGAGGATGTGTGTAGACTACTCCGATCTCAACAAGGCGTGTCCCAAGGACTGCTATCCTCTCCCCAACATTGATGCACTCGTTGACCCGGCCGCGGGGTACCGATATCTGAGctttatggatgcctactcgggctacaaccagataccgatgcaccgatcAGACGAGGataaaacggcgttcataacgccaggagggaCCTACTGCTACAAAGTGATGCCTTTTGGCCTGAAAAACGCGGGGGCGACATACCAGAGGCTGATAAACAAAATATTCAGCAACCTCATCGGCGAGATGGTGGAAGTTTACGTGGATGATATCCTCGCAAAGACCACCTGCCCTGACGATCTCATAAGCGACCTGGAGAACGTCTTCGCATCCCTCCGACAACatggcatgaggctcaacccgcttAAGTGCGCTTTTGCCATGGAGGCCAGAAAGTTCCTAGGATTCATGATAACCCAGAGGGGAGTGGATGCCAACCCTGAAAAGTGCCAAGCAATACTCCAGATGAGGAGTCCGGGCT TGCTCGGGAAGCCCAAGACCGGAGAACCACTTTATCTGTACCTAGCCATAACAGAAGGAGCGCTTGCAGCGGTGTTGGTGCGTGAAGAAGGGAAAGCCCAGCAACCaatctactttgtgagtagagcgCTGCAAGGGGCAGAACTTAGGTACAACAAGCTGGAGAAGCTGGCACTGGCACTCCTGGTCTCCTCCTGCCGATTACGACAATACTTCCAGAGTCACCAGGTAGTCGTTAGAACGGACCAGGGGATTCGTCAGGTGCTCCAAAAACCCGATCTGGCGggaaggatgatgacctgggccatcgaaCTATCCCAATACGACCTAGGCTACGAGCCCCGACACGCGATTAAGGCGCAAGCAATGGCAGACTTCCTGGTGGAAGTAACTAGGAATCCAACCGAGGACACAgacacacggtggaagctccatgtagacggagcctccaaccagacgtCTGGGGGTGCCGGGATCATCTTAGAAAGTCCGGCCGGAGTCATCTATGAACAATCGGTTAAGTTTGAGTTTCCCGtatcgaacaaccaagcagaatacgaagcccttCTAGGGGGTTTAGTTCTAGCTCAGGAAGTCGGGGCCAAGAGGCTGGAAGTATGCAGTGACTCGCAAGTCGTCACTTCGCAAGTGAATGGAAGCTACCAAGCTAGAGACTCACTACTACAGAAATACTTAGAGAGGGTCAAAGAGCTGAGCAAACAATTTGAAGAAGTCACGGTCCAACACGTTCCAAGGGAGAGGAACACACGGTCAGACCTCCTATCCAAGCTGGCGAGCACAAAACCCGGAATCGGCAACCGCTCCCTCATCCAAGGCATCACAAAAGAGCCAGCAGTTGCCCTCCACCTGACCAAAATAGGCCCTTCTTGGATAGACTCCATCGTTGACTTCTTGCAAAACGGAAAACTCCCCCAGGACAAAAAGGAAGCCAAAGCGGTAAGAAGGAAGGCCGCCAAATATACGATCATACAGGATCAGctattcaaaaagggactcagccaaCCTTTGCTGAAGTGTCtgcaccccgaccagacggactacgtgCTCAGAGAAGTCCATAAGGGGTGCTGCGGCCACCATATCGGGGGCAAggccctagcaaggaagctcatccgagctggaTACTACTGGCCGACAATGATGAATGACTCCAAGGAGTTC gtgataacccaTTTCGGCATCCCGAAGATCGTCATCTCGGATAACGGGACGCAATTCACTGACAAGAAGTTCGCAGAGTTTCTCACCGGCTTAGGGATAAAACAGAAGTTCTCCTCAGTtgaacacccccaaacaaacgggcaAGTGGAGTCTGCAAATAAGATCATCTTACTGGGTCTTAAAAAGTGTTTAGATAGCAAAAAAGGCGCGTGGACCGACGAGCTTGCCTCGGTTCTCTGGTCCTACCGAACAACCGAGCAAAGCTCCACCGGGGAAACCCCCTTCCGCTTAACATATGGGGTCGAAGCAGTgatacccgtggagatcggtgaGCCAAGTCCGCGGCTACTCCTTGCAGGAGTAGAAGAAGCAGTGGACAAAGACCTGGTAGACGAGGTCAGAGAGATGAACCACTTGTCAGAGGTAGCACTGAAACAGAGGATAGCCTTGCGATACAACACCAAGGTCCTCAGAAGGGAATTTGAGGAAAGAGACCTCGTCCTGCAATGA